From Humisphaera borealis, the proteins below share one genomic window:
- the dut gene encoding dUTP diphosphatase translates to MAATITVFLKRLPGGQDLPLPVRMTEESAGVDLRAAVTQTMTLPPGDVLVVPCGFAMAIPKGYEAQVRPRSGLASKHGITLVNSPGTIDSDYRGEVMVPLINLGKLPFVIERGMRIAQMLVLPVPPVSFVEVDALEATGRGTGGFGHTGH, encoded by the coding sequence TTGGCCGCCACGATCACCGTCTTTCTCAAGCGTCTGCCCGGCGGCCAGGACCTGCCGTTGCCGGTGCGCATGACCGAAGAATCGGCCGGCGTCGATCTGCGCGCCGCAGTCACCCAAACCATGACGCTGCCGCCGGGCGACGTGCTGGTCGTCCCTTGCGGCTTTGCGATGGCGATTCCGAAGGGGTACGAGGCGCAGGTCCGGCCCCGAAGCGGCCTGGCGAGCAAGCACGGCATCACGCTGGTGAACTCCCCCGGCACGATCGATTCCGACTACCGCGGCGAAGTGATGGTCCCACTGATCAACCTTGGCAAGCTGCCGTTCGTGATCGAACGGGGCATGCGCATCGCCCAGATGCTGGTGCTGCCGGTACCGCCGGTGAGCTTCGTCGAGGTCGACGCATTGGAAGCGACAGGCCGAGGCACCGGCGGATTCGGGCACACGGGACATTGA
- a CDS encoding CotH kinase family protein: MDRQSPSRREILTFAVSAAIASVLPEIASGKSLNEQRNELFDGGKILTLAIEIDNDGMKSLREDTKKYVKAQIKEDGQPRYKNVGVKLKGAAGSMRGVDDKPGWTLNMDKFEDGQRFWGMDKLHLNNCVQDPSYISEGLCGEMYRAAGVPASRLTNAIVSLNGRKLGFYAIKEGYDKGFLKNHFGSTDGNFYDGGFLRDLDQPLENNNEGKDPAKDHADLKSLMEVSQEADLQRRFDRMSRRLDIDKFVSYLSLQMLTWDWDGYPMNRNNYRIYHDPKTNLLTFLPSGMDQMFGDPNGPLFPNAQGVIAQRFLETPEGKKRYFARTEQLLADVFVPDRWSKRLDELLARVQPALKQVSEGAAKDLPGQFDRIRDGIKQRAKKIKEDLAKSKAKK; the protein is encoded by the coding sequence ATGGACCGGCAATCCCCCTCGCGTCGCGAGATCCTGACCTTCGCGGTATCGGCCGCAATCGCTTCGGTCCTCCCCGAAATCGCATCGGGCAAGAGCCTCAACGAGCAGCGCAACGAGCTCTTTGACGGCGGCAAAATTCTTACCCTCGCGATCGAGATCGACAACGACGGCATGAAGTCGCTGCGCGAAGACACCAAAAAGTACGTCAAGGCGCAGATCAAGGAAGACGGCCAGCCCAGGTACAAAAACGTCGGCGTGAAACTCAAGGGGGCAGCCGGAAGCATGCGCGGCGTGGACGACAAGCCCGGCTGGACCCTCAACATGGACAAGTTCGAGGACGGTCAGCGGTTCTGGGGAATGGACAAGCTCCACCTCAACAACTGCGTCCAGGACCCCAGCTACATCTCAGAAGGGCTTTGCGGCGAGATGTACCGAGCCGCCGGCGTTCCCGCCTCGCGACTGACCAACGCCATCGTGAGCCTCAACGGCCGCAAGCTCGGCTTCTATGCCATTAAAGAAGGCTACGACAAGGGATTCCTTAAGAACCACTTCGGCAGCACCGACGGCAACTTCTACGACGGCGGATTCCTCAGAGACCTCGACCAGCCACTCGAAAACAACAACGAAGGCAAGGACCCGGCCAAAGACCATGCCGACCTCAAATCGCTGATGGAAGTGTCGCAGGAAGCGGACCTGCAACGCCGGTTCGACCGGATGAGCCGCCGGCTCGATATCGATAAGTTCGTCAGCTACCTGTCCCTCCAGATGCTCACTTGGGACTGGGACGGCTATCCGATGAACCGAAATAACTATCGCATCTACCACGACCCCAAGACCAACCTCCTGACGTTCCTGCCTTCGGGCATGGACCAGATGTTCGGCGATCCGAACGGGCCTCTGTTCCCCAATGCCCAGGGCGTGATCGCGCAGCGCTTTCTGGAAACGCCCGAAGGCAAGAAGCGTTATTTCGCCCGCACCGAACAATTGCTTGCCGATGTGTTCGTCCCCGATCGCTGGTCCAAGCGCCTCGATGAACTCCTCGCGCGCGTGCAGCCGGCTCTTAAGCAGGTCAGCGAAGGCGCGGCAAAAGACCTTCCCGGCCAATTCGATCGCATCCGCGACGGCATCAAGCAGCGGGCAAAGAAGATCAAGGAAGACCTGGCCAAGTCAAAGGCGAAGAAGTAG
- a CDS encoding DUF4956 domain-containing protein, with protein sequence MPWWLEQTLQVEQEITPAVILKRLGIAFVFGCVAAGIHRFTCRRTVDGDQPALAATLVLLAVLIALVMLVIGESVARAFSLAGALAIVRFRTVVEDTRDTAFVMFAVISGMAAGTGYFMGPIVCTPVVLLAAWLFRKRPHSLNSPQSRLTIRMASGKTIHPRIGEILTTSVSWHRLSGLSTARGGTALDATYDIELPPAEAVFTLVDELSRIEGVQDVELK encoded by the coding sequence ATGCCCTGGTGGCTAGAGCAGACGTTACAGGTCGAACAAGAGATCACACCGGCGGTCATCCTCAAACGACTGGGGATCGCGTTCGTCTTCGGGTGCGTGGCGGCGGGGATCCATCGGTTCACTTGCAGACGCACCGTGGACGGCGACCAACCCGCGCTGGCGGCGACGCTGGTGCTGCTGGCCGTCCTGATCGCGTTGGTCATGCTGGTGATCGGTGAGAGTGTGGCGCGGGCCTTCAGCCTCGCCGGCGCACTGGCGATTGTGCGATTCCGAACGGTCGTTGAAGACACGCGCGACACGGCCTTTGTCATGTTCGCCGTGATCTCAGGCATGGCTGCCGGCACGGGCTACTTCATGGGGCCCATCGTATGCACCCCGGTCGTCCTGCTGGCCGCCTGGCTGTTCAGGAAGCGCCCGCACTCGCTGAATAGTCCGCAGTCCCGGCTCACCATCCGGATGGCATCGGGCAAGACGATCCATCCCCGAATCGGCGAGATCCTGACCACCAGCGTCAGCTGGCACCGCCTGTCGGGACTCAGCACGGCCCGCGGCGGCACGGCGCTGGATGCGACTTACGACATCGAACTCCCGCCGGCCGAAGCGGTTTTCACGCTGGTTGACGAGCTGTCAAGAATAGAGGGCGTCCAGGACGTCGAACTCAAGTAG
- a CDS encoding metallophosphoesterase family protein, giving the protein MIYRLLCCSDTHTEVPPNLDEASATAWLHAGDVVEGPEIVGDDSDPLQDFLRAPVARWFKERPLPVFVVKGNHDTVDDVHAFRHANDVTGRVVRIAESLVLAGIGWCGETYYELPLESDLRGPCDSVLRAANRILMPSDSLILLTHYPPRFPGMRELTRDVPNGGVWYDCVRGLVAELRPTAVVQGHVHSWAGTSQVVRIEDRDTTVFHPGKLGGILQVDTVCRTAEVSWPSCER; this is encoded by the coding sequence GTGATCTATCGCCTTCTTTGTTGCTCAGACACCCATACCGAGGTGCCACCAAATCTTGACGAGGCCAGCGCCACCGCATGGCTGCATGCCGGCGATGTAGTCGAGGGACCGGAAATTGTCGGCGACGATTCGGACCCGTTGCAGGACTTCCTCCGCGCGCCGGTTGCTCGGTGGTTTAAGGAAAGGCCTCTTCCGGTGTTCGTTGTGAAAGGCAACCACGACACGGTCGACGATGTGCACGCATTCCGGCACGCCAATGACGTGACGGGTCGCGTCGTAAGAATCGCCGAAAGTCTCGTCCTCGCCGGGATCGGTTGGTGTGGAGAGACGTACTACGAGTTGCCGCTGGAGAGCGACCTTCGCGGACCTTGTGACTCGGTACTGCGGGCGGCCAATCGCATACTGATGCCGAGCGATTCACTCATCCTGCTCACGCACTACCCGCCTCGATTCCCAGGCATGCGTGAACTGACGCGAGATGTTCCTAATGGCGGTGTTTGGTACGACTGCGTGCGTGGGCTGGTTGCAGAGTTGCGGCCCACCGCCGTCGTCCAAGGTCATGTGCATTCATGGGCAGGCACTTCCCAGGTCGTTCGGATCGAAGATCGCGATACAACGGTGTTCCACCCCGGGAAGTTGGGTGGCATTCTTCAGGTTGACACTGTCTGCCGGACGGCGGAGGTGTCCTGGCCCTCCTGCGAGAGATAG
- a CDS encoding non-reducing end alpha-L-arabinofuranosidase family hydrolase produces the protein MRQTFVIASVLVLIPFALIAADGPPAAPTRSTPGPLQPPFRWTLSPPLIAPADRPADPCVAVKDPTVVFHDGKWHVFSTIRSQKRTHQIEYVAFADWSKANESPRHILTVRDNYFCAPQVFYFTPHKKWYLLYQVGEPDRKPQLQPVLSTTTDLADPASWSKPTYLFDTGPDGLKGWIDFWIICDDTHARLFATSNDGRMWRSDTKLADFPKGWSQPQVVLQADIFEASHTYKIKGEPRYLTIVEAQAAGRRYYKAYHSDRLDGQWKPVADSVKNPFASLDNIEPVAGNRWTDSVSHGELLRAGVDEKMEIDPNNLKFLIQGVLDKDKAGKKYGEIPWRLGLLERK, from the coding sequence TTGCGACAAACCTTTGTCATTGCGTCGGTTCTGGTTCTGATTCCGTTCGCGTTGATCGCCGCCGATGGCCCACCGGCTGCGCCAACGCGATCCACCCCGGGACCGTTGCAGCCGCCGTTCCGCTGGACGCTGTCGCCACCGCTGATCGCCCCAGCGGATCGACCCGCCGACCCGTGCGTTGCTGTGAAGGACCCGACCGTCGTCTTTCACGACGGCAAGTGGCACGTCTTCTCGACCATCCGCAGCCAAAAGCGAACGCACCAGATCGAGTACGTGGCGTTCGCCGACTGGAGCAAGGCGAACGAATCTCCGCGGCATATCCTGACGGTGCGCGACAATTACTTCTGCGCCCCGCAGGTGTTCTATTTCACGCCGCACAAGAAGTGGTATCTGCTCTACCAGGTCGGCGAGCCCGACCGAAAGCCGCAGTTGCAGCCGGTGCTATCGACGACGACGGACCTGGCCGACCCCGCATCCTGGTCGAAGCCGACCTACCTCTTCGACACCGGCCCGGATGGCCTCAAGGGTTGGATCGATTTCTGGATCATCTGCGACGACACCCACGCCCGGCTCTTTGCCACGTCCAACGACGGCCGGATGTGGCGATCGGATACCAAGCTGGCCGATTTCCCCAAGGGATGGAGTCAGCCGCAGGTGGTGCTGCAGGCCGACATCTTCGAAGCCAGTCATACCTACAAAATCAAAGGCGAGCCCAGGTACCTGACGATCGTCGAAGCCCAGGCCGCCGGCCGGCGATACTACAAGGCGTACCACTCCGACCGCCTGGACGGCCAGTGGAAACCCGTCGCCGACAGCGTGAAGAACCCCTTCGCGAGCCTAGACAACATCGAACCCGTCGCCGGAAACCGCTGGACCGACAGCGTCAGCCACGGCGAGCTACTCCGCGCCGGCGTAGACGAGAAGATGGAGATCGATCCGAACAACCTGAAGTTCCTGATCCAGGGTGTTTTGGACAAGGACAAGGCAGGTAAGAAGTACGGCGAGATCCCCTGGCGGTTGGGATTGCTGGAACGGAAGTAG
- a CDS encoding Gfo/Idh/MocA family protein: MPTPPLSRRQFLSTSAAAAAVTAVGPSIVPSSVFGDAKAAAPSERLTLGFIGMGKQNGGHLSRMLGKRETQVLAVCDVDTTRREDARLKSVKKYDELKRAGGNSVTPYVDYHELLARKDIDAVVIALPDHWHAAVYIDAAKAKKHIYGEKPLTLTINEAKACIDAVRKHKVVFQTGSQQRSSNEFRKAIEYVRSGRIGKIKRVLVDVGGPSKPCDLKEEPMEPGLDWERWLGPAPLRPYNSVLSPRGVHNHFPAWRSYREYSGGGLTDFGAHHFDIAQWGLGMDRSGPVEIIPPDDVSKGKGVKFVYANGIEMIHQTCGFIIFEGESGKIMVNRGKLQSDPESILLDPLTDKDWRLPKTPGHHENWMECIKTGALPECDIEIGARSVTICHLANLAYWNKQKMKWDPQAWKFVDGQGDNAWLGRDRRGPYTLPEA, translated from the coding sequence ATGCCAACCCCACCGCTGTCGCGCCGTCAGTTCCTGTCCACGTCCGCCGCCGCTGCGGCCGTCACCGCAGTTGGCCCTTCAATCGTACCGTCGTCGGTCTTCGGTGACGCCAAGGCCGCCGCGCCCAGCGAACGGCTCACGCTCGGCTTCATTGGGATGGGTAAACAGAATGGCGGCCATCTCAGCCGGATGCTTGGCAAGCGCGAGACGCAGGTGCTGGCCGTCTGCGATGTCGATACCACCCGCCGGGAAGACGCCCGGCTCAAATCCGTCAAGAAGTACGACGAGCTGAAACGCGCCGGCGGCAACTCGGTCACGCCCTACGTCGATTACCACGAACTGCTCGCCCGCAAAGACATCGATGCCGTCGTCATCGCGCTGCCCGACCACTGGCACGCTGCGGTCTACATCGACGCCGCCAAGGCGAAAAAGCACATCTACGGCGAGAAGCCGCTGACGCTCACCATCAACGAAGCCAAGGCCTGCATCGACGCCGTCCGCAAGCACAAAGTCGTCTTCCAGACCGGCAGCCAACAGCGGTCGAGCAACGAGTTCCGCAAGGCGATCGAGTACGTCCGCAGCGGGCGCATCGGCAAGATCAAGCGCGTGCTCGTCGACGTCGGCGGACCGAGCAAGCCCTGCGATCTGAAGGAAGAGCCGATGGAGCCGGGGCTCGACTGGGAACGCTGGCTAGGCCCGGCACCGCTGCGGCCGTACAACTCGGTCCTGAGCCCGCGCGGCGTGCACAACCACTTCCCCGCCTGGCGTTCCTACCGCGAGTACTCCGGCGGCGGCCTGACCGACTTTGGCGCCCACCACTTCGATATCGCCCAATGGGGCCTTGGCATGGACCGCAGCGGCCCGGTCGAGATCATCCCGCCCGACGACGTCAGCAAAGGTAAAGGCGTCAAGTTCGTCTACGCCAACGGCATCGAGATGATCCACCAGACCTGCGGGTTCATCATCTTCGAAGGCGAATCCGGCAAGATCATGGTCAACCGCGGCAAGCTGCAGAGCGATCCGGAATCCATCCTCCTCGACCCGCTGACCGACAAAGACTGGCGGCTGCCCAAGACACCCGGTCATCACGAAAACTGGATGGAGTGCATCAAGACCGGCGCATTACCCGAGTGCGACATCGAGATCGGCGCCCGCAGTGTCACAATCTGCCATCTGGCCAACCTGGCCTACTGGAACAAACAGAAGATGAAGTGGGACCCGCAGGCGTGGAAGTTCGTCGACGGCCAGGGCGACAACGCCTGGCTCGGCCGCGACCGCCGCGGACCGTACACATTGCCAGAGGCATAA
- a CDS encoding polyphosphate polymerase domain-containing protein, which produces MMETREGMFDPESQIGLGDKAVRLAGLDPTIDPNPITIQSPGLGAGAGMGAAFELKFHIDPDLASRVEHWAAGHLVPDCHGNAGKYAVTSVYCDTPTFDVFHRSPGYRRVKFRLRRYDASTEAFLERKRKRGTQVIKRRTSINFEELPRLSDLAAAQPWAGNWFHKRVCRRNLRPTACVSYTRTAFFGMADAMPVRMTIDRDLIGVPTDQWHIPHLSAGTPLLPDGVLVELKFHVQVPTIFRELMTMLPPQLARVSKYRRCITACGIGPGASTSAASGETS; this is translated from the coding sequence ATGATGGAAACTCGGGAAGGCATGTTTGATCCTGAGTCCCAGATCGGACTTGGCGACAAGGCAGTTCGGCTGGCGGGTCTTGATCCCACCATTGATCCCAACCCCATCACCATCCAGTCGCCAGGACTGGGCGCAGGCGCCGGAATGGGTGCCGCGTTCGAGCTGAAGTTCCACATTGACCCCGATCTGGCGAGTCGCGTCGAACATTGGGCCGCTGGGCACCTCGTCCCGGACTGCCACGGGAATGCCGGCAAATACGCCGTCACCAGCGTCTACTGCGACACCCCGACGTTCGATGTCTTTCACCGCTCGCCGGGCTATCGCCGCGTAAAGTTTCGCCTGCGTCGGTATGATGCCTCGACCGAGGCATTTCTGGAGCGCAAACGGAAGCGCGGGACGCAGGTGATCAAGCGACGGACGTCCATAAACTTCGAAGAGTTGCCGAGGCTCTCAGACCTCGCAGCTGCCCAGCCCTGGGCCGGCAACTGGTTCCACAAGCGGGTTTGCCGTCGCAATCTGCGACCCACCGCGTGCGTGAGCTACACCCGCACCGCATTCTTCGGAATGGCAGACGCCATGCCCGTCCGCATGACGATCGACCGCGACCTGATTGGAGTCCCAACCGATCAGTGGCACATTCCGCATCTGAGCGCCGGAACACCGTTGCTGCCCGACGGCGTCCTGGTGGAACTGAAGTTTCATGTTCAGGTACCGACGATCTTTCGCGAGCTGATGACCATGCTGCCGCCGCAACTGGCGCGGGTATCGAAGTATCGGCGATGCATCACCGCCTGCGGCATCGGACCGGGCGCCTCCACTTCGGCCGCCAGCGGGGAGACTTCCTGA
- a CDS encoding DNA translocase FtsK, protein MNRDNLPKTLAFFVAVGLWAFLALSFWSFSPTDWPSHAVDPYPPVQNLCGAAGAFVAYWAFVAVGQGVFPVLLFTAVMLGLSLAQSKVRDFWMRVVGLSLIAVAWATVVHHFSPGSNQGLPEGRGGVLGIGAAGFLHQYFGNVGTMLVLMLSIIVGLLLAADDILLAAPRAIIGMLTVARSKTAHLRFNFANLPKLPAMPRFITRDVAYRVAPADEDEEVDAVGTVARSKLAARAATLPAAGKGGQVFKPDPTKAADRNWMQRIGTWAGFRSRAADDAVIATINNEDDDVELNYRDDGTPGEGAAHDAAWSDDDFGPSEAAVIPPPDQQKPVRAAPVIRLPGMGRPMIVPAVPTAAGANGRVPATGGTASPANPANDARAQSRVPQQDDADDIDQMSDDDENLAAQTHAVDSDDQSPLVPEPPVVRKDIIVKLPTMIKPRQSSPPIAPKELGEYQLPGWECLEDAEQGYTESQESFVREQAAMLEQALKEFNIDAHVVEIDTGPVITMYELALAPGIKVSTISGLSNDIQRSLKAETVRIVAPIPGKNTVGIEVPNEQKEKVRFKDLMQLAAPEQQGKMDIPLFLGKDASGEPLITDLSKMPHCLIAGTTGSGKSVCINTIIMSIMYKQRPDMVKLVLFDPKVVEMAMYKDIPHLMCPVINDASKATSVLEWACEKMDERYEFLAEAGVRNIKGYNSLTQEELIERFQPGTPEEEAKIPKKMPYIVIIIDELADLMMTSGKEVEASIVRIAQKARAVGIHLILATQRPSANVVTGLIKSNMPTRIAFRVQSKMDSRIVLDQNGADLLLGHGDMLFLPPGASKPTRAQGTFIDDKEVRESVKIVKAMAEAQYEPELVQIKATGNVDEEAAKDDLFDAAVRVVLETKRGSVSLLQRRLTIGYARASRLIEAMAAAGIVGEYKGSQAREAQITVEEWDAMCAARQADVEDGMSV, encoded by the coding sequence ATGAACAGAGACAACCTCCCCAAGACGCTCGCGTTTTTCGTCGCCGTCGGCCTCTGGGCCTTCCTGGCGTTGAGCTTCTGGAGCTTCAGCCCGACGGACTGGCCGAGCCATGCCGTCGACCCCTATCCGCCGGTGCAGAACCTCTGCGGTGCGGCGGGCGCATTCGTCGCCTACTGGGCGTTTGTCGCGGTGGGTCAGGGCGTCTTCCCGGTACTGTTGTTCACGGCGGTCATGCTGGGGTTGTCGCTGGCGCAATCGAAAGTCCGCGACTTCTGGATGCGCGTCGTCGGCCTGTCGCTGATCGCCGTCGCCTGGGCGACCGTTGTCCACCACTTTTCACCTGGCTCGAACCAGGGCCTGCCGGAAGGGCGCGGCGGCGTGCTGGGCATTGGTGCCGCGGGCTTCCTACACCAGTACTTCGGCAACGTCGGCACGATGCTGGTGTTGATGCTGTCGATCATCGTGGGCCTGCTGCTTGCAGCCGATGACATCCTGCTGGCCGCGCCCAGGGCGATCATCGGCATGCTGACCGTCGCCCGCAGCAAGACCGCACACCTGCGGTTCAACTTCGCCAACCTGCCGAAACTGCCGGCGATGCCGCGGTTCATCACCCGCGATGTCGCGTACCGCGTCGCGCCCGCCGACGAAGACGAAGAGGTCGATGCCGTCGGCACTGTCGCCCGATCGAAACTCGCCGCCCGCGCAGCGACCTTGCCGGCCGCCGGCAAAGGCGGTCAGGTCTTCAAGCCCGATCCGACCAAGGCCGCCGACCGCAACTGGATGCAGCGCATCGGTACCTGGGCAGGCTTCCGGTCCCGCGCCGCCGACGATGCCGTGATCGCCACGATCAACAACGAAGACGACGATGTCGAACTGAACTACCGCGACGACGGCACCCCCGGCGAAGGGGCCGCGCACGATGCGGCGTGGTCAGACGACGACTTTGGCCCCAGTGAAGCCGCCGTCATCCCTCCGCCCGATCAACAGAAGCCGGTCCGCGCCGCGCCGGTCATCCGCCTGCCCGGCATGGGCCGGCCGATGATCGTACCTGCCGTTCCGACGGCCGCAGGCGCAAACGGCCGTGTGCCCGCGACAGGCGGAACAGCGTCCCCAGCCAACCCGGCAAACGATGCCCGCGCACAGAGCCGTGTGCCCCAACAGGACGACGCCGACGACATCGACCAGATGTCCGACGACGACGAGAACCTGGCCGCGCAGACGCACGCGGTCGATTCCGACGATCAGTCGCCGCTCGTCCCCGAGCCGCCGGTGGTGCGGAAGGACATCATCGTCAAGCTTCCGACGATGATTAAGCCGCGGCAGTCGTCGCCGCCGATCGCCCCGAAAGAGCTCGGCGAATACCAGTTGCCCGGCTGGGAATGCCTGGAGGACGCCGAGCAAGGCTACACCGAAAGCCAGGAGTCATTCGTCCGCGAGCAGGCGGCGATGCTGGAACAGGCGCTCAAGGAGTTCAATATCGACGCCCACGTCGTCGAGATCGACACCGGCCCGGTCATCACCATGTACGAGCTGGCGCTGGCCCCGGGCATCAAGGTGAGCACGATCAGCGGGCTGTCCAACGACATCCAGCGGTCGCTCAAGGCCGAAACCGTGCGTATCGTCGCGCCCATTCCGGGCAAGAACACCGTCGGTATCGAAGTGCCCAACGAGCAGAAGGAGAAGGTCCGGTTCAAGGACCTCATGCAGCTCGCCGCGCCCGAGCAACAGGGCAAGATGGACATCCCGCTGTTCCTCGGCAAAGACGCCAGCGGCGAGCCGCTCATCACTGACCTGTCGAAGATGCCGCACTGCCTGATCGCCGGCACCACCGGTTCGGGCAAGTCGGTCTGCATCAACACGATCATCATGTCGATCATGTACAAGCAGCGGCCCGACATGGTGAAGCTGGTACTGTTCGACCCGAAGGTGGTCGAAATGGCGATGTACAAAGACATCCCGCACCTGATGTGCCCCGTCATCAACGACGCCAGCAAGGCCACCAGCGTGCTGGAATGGGCGTGCGAGAAGATGGACGAGCGGTACGAGTTCCTGGCCGAGGCAGGCGTGCGAAACATCAAGGGGTACAACAGCCTGACGCAGGAAGAGCTGATCGAGCGCTTCCAGCCCGGCACGCCGGAGGAAGAGGCGAAGATCCCCAAGAAGATGCCGTACATCGTCATTATCATCGACGAGTTGGCCGACCTGATGATGACCAGCGGCAAGGAAGTCGAAGCGAGCATCGTGCGCATCGCGCAGAAGGCGCGAGCGGTCGGCATCCATCTGATCCTGGCGACACAGCGACCGAGTGCGAACGTCGTCACGGGCCTGATCAAGAGCAACATGCCGACGCGGATTGCGTTCCGCGTGCAGAGCAAGATGGACAGCCGGATCGTGCTTGACCAGAACGGTGCAGACCTGCTGCTAGGCCACGGCGACATGCTGTTCCTGCCGCCGGGCGCGAGCAAACCGACGCGGGCGCAGGGCACGTTCATCGACGACAAGGAAGTCCGCGAGAGCGTGAAGATCGTCAAGGCGATGGCCGAGGCGCAGTACGAGCCGGAACTGGTGCAGATCAAAGCGACTGGCAACGTCGACGAAGAAGCCGCGAAGGACGACCTGTTCGATGCGGCGGTCCGCGTGGTGCTGGAAACCAAGCGAGGCAGCGTGAGCCTGCTTCAGCGGCGGTTGACGATCGGCTACGCCCGCGCCAGCCGCCTGATCGAGGCGATGGCCGCCGCTGGAATCGTCGGCGAATACAAGGGATCGCAGGCCCGTGAGGCGCAAATCACGGTCGAGGAATGGGACGCAATGTGCGCCGCCCGCCAAGCGGATGTGGAGGATGGGATGTCGGTGTGA
- a CDS encoding RNA polymerase sigma factor → MNLSGATTPQSALEAVTGSLPDGHAEVAARPDPHTIRLFEEAVGLHTRRLLAIARAIAGNRASAEDVVQQALTNLFQHRARYDWANPGAAGALMRRAVVNEALRLLRQPRMSVVADEYPDDRGRRGQDASPADPMIDRETVARVRQAIGRLPENFRAALVLCEYEGMAYVQIAQVLNASIPQIKTWLHRGRRLLAEMLKEGTDERER, encoded by the coding sequence ATGAATCTTTCGGGCGCGACGACACCGCAATCCGCACTTGAAGCCGTGACTGGCAGCCTCCCTGACGGTCACGCCGAGGTGGCCGCACGCCCTGACCCGCACACGATTCGTCTCTTCGAAGAGGCAGTCGGTCTGCACACACGGCGACTGCTGGCGATCGCCCGGGCGATTGCCGGGAACCGGGCCAGTGCCGAAGACGTTGTACAACAGGCACTGACGAATCTCTTTCAACACCGCGCGCGCTATGATTGGGCCAACCCGGGTGCCGCCGGTGCACTGATGCGCCGGGCGGTTGTCAACGAGGCCTTGCGGCTTTTGCGTCAGCCGCGGATGTCGGTCGTTGCCGACGAGTATCCCGACGACCGCGGCCGCCGTGGTCAGGATGCGTCCCCGGCCGATCCGATGATCGACCGTGAGACTGTCGCGCGGGTCCGCCAGGCGATCGGTCGGCTGCCCGAAAACTTCCGCGCCGCCCTGGTGTTGTGTGAATACGAAGGCATGGCCTACGTGCAGATCGCCCAGGTGCTGAATGCGAGCATTCCGCAGATCAAGACCTGGCTGCATCGCGGCCGGCGATTGCTGGCGGAGATGCTTAAGGAAGGCACCGACGAGCGAGAGCGGTAG